The Streptomyces sp. NBC_01268 genome window below encodes:
- a CDS encoding IS481 family transposase, which translates to MPHRNARLTVFGRRLLVERVCSGRPVAHVAAEMGISRATAHKWIRRWRTEGEAGLHDRPSRPHTTPHRTAAAVEEQVCDLRRNRKLGPARIGPILGLPTSTVHRILTRHRLNRLAWIDRPTGTVIRRYERERPGELIHVDVKKLGRIPDGGGHKANGREAGRPIRGMGFDYVHSAVDDHSRLAYSEIHGDEKVATCAGFLTRAAAFFQAQGIDRIERVLTDNAWAYRKGLAWKNVLADLGATGKLTRPYRPQTNGKVERFNRTLLDEWAYLRPYTSNDERTAALADFLRTYNHHRCHTALDGHPPISRVNNPAGQYT; encoded by the coding sequence GTGCCCCACCGTAATGCCCGGCTGACCGTCTTCGGTAGGAGACTGCTGGTCGAACGTGTCTGCTCAGGCCGTCCGGTCGCCCATGTGGCTGCCGAGATGGGCATCTCCCGGGCCACCGCCCACAAATGGATCCGCCGGTGGCGGACCGAGGGCGAGGCAGGCCTGCACGACCGGCCGAGCCGGCCTCACACCACCCCGCACCGGACCGCGGCCGCCGTGGAAGAACAGGTCTGCGACCTGCGACGGAACCGCAAACTCGGCCCGGCCCGGATCGGCCCGATCCTGGGCCTGCCCACCTCGACCGTGCACCGGATCCTGACCCGCCACCGGCTCAACCGGCTCGCATGGATCGACCGCCCGACCGGCACCGTCATCCGCCGCTACGAGCGTGAGCGACCCGGCGAGCTGATCCACGTGGACGTGAAGAAGCTCGGCCGGATTCCCGACGGCGGCGGCCACAAGGCCAACGGCCGCGAGGCCGGCCGTCCGATCCGCGGCATGGGCTTCGACTACGTCCACTCCGCCGTCGACGACCACTCCCGCCTCGCCTACAGCGAGATCCACGGCGATGAGAAGGTCGCGACCTGCGCCGGGTTCCTGACCCGCGCGGCCGCGTTCTTCCAGGCCCAGGGCATCGACCGCATCGAGCGGGTCCTGACCGACAACGCCTGGGCCTACCGCAAGGGCCTGGCCTGGAAGAACGTCCTGGCCGACCTCGGCGCGACCGGCAAACTCACCCGCCCCTACCGGCCCCAGACCAACGGCAAAGTCGAACGCTTCAACCGCACCCTCCTCGACGAATGGGCCTACCTACGGCCCTACACCTCAAACGACGAGCGGACCGCGGCCCTGGCAGACTTCCTCCGCACCTACAACCACCACCGCTGCCACACCGCACTCGACGGACACCCGCCCATCAGCCGCGTCAACAACCCTGCGGGTCAATACACCTAG